The candidate division KSB1 bacterium DNA segment CAAGACCGCAACGGAAGCATTGTTTAATTGAGAGACGCTTTAAAATTTGCAACGAAAAGGGAACGGCAACGAAAAAGGCTTTTGAAATTGTGGCAAAATTATTATTGTGCTCGGTCACTGTAACGGAAGCTGTTTAATTGAGAAACGTTTTAAAATTTGCAACGAAAAAGGGAACGGCAACGAAAAAGGCTTTGAATGGACATCATTAACTTATCCATCAACAACTACCTGGATGAGCTGCTGCCCGAACGCCCGCGCATCATGCAGGAAATGGAGAAGCTCGCGAAAGACCGCAATTTTCCCATCATCGGGCCGCAGGTGGGGCGGATTCTTTATCAGTACGCCAAGCTGATTGGCGCGAGGCGGATTTTCGAGCTGGGCAGCGGGTTCGGCTATTCGGCGTATTGGTTCGCGCTGGCGCTGCCGGAAGATGGCAGGGTGATTTGCACCGAAGCGGCGAGCAACAATATCGATTTGGCTGAAGATTATCTCAAAGCCGCCGGACTGCTGCACAAAGTCGAATTTAAAAAAGGCGACGCGATCAAAATTCTCACACAAACCGAAGGGCCGTTCGATATTATTCTCAACGACGTCGACAAGGACGACTACCCGCGCGCGCTCGAGATGGCGGTGCCCAAGCTGCGCGTTGGCGGCTTGTTGATCACCGACAATGCGTTGTGGCACGGCAGAATCGTCAACAATCCGCAGCCGGATGTGTATACGCGAGGCGTGTTGGAATATAACCAACTCGCCTTATCAGCAGAAAATTTGTGGACGACGATCCTGCCGGTGCGGGATGGGCTGGCCGTTAGTTTGAAGCTAGACGCTTGATGCTTGTCGCTGGTGTATTAGGCTTTCTTTAAAATTCTAAGTTCGTATCCATTATGTCGAACATTATACTTTCGGATCACACCAGAGACATGCTCAAAGAGCGGAATATTCTGGAGGAGTGGGTTTGGCGTACAATCAATTCACCATATCGCAAGAAAAGACGTGTTGACTATGATGACAATATGCACTACCTTAAACCTATCAAGGAAAGAGAAGGTCGTGTTTTACATGTTGTCGTGAACCCAAATGTTCAGCCGAATAGAATCGTAACTGTTTTCTTTGACCGGCGTGCGAGAAAGAAAAAATGAGACTCAAAATTGACAAAGAAAATGACGCGCTGTATCTCCGATTGGACGAAACGGCTATTGTCGAATCAGAAGAAGTTCAGCCTGGCGTAATACTGGACTTCGATAAGAATGGCCGTGTCGTCGGAATAGAAATTCTCGCTTTAAGTACACGCACTGAGCCGGAGAAATTACGCGTTCTTCAATTCGAGACAGCTTAGCAAATGGCTGGCGTTGAAAAAATGTTATCTGTATGCTTTGCCGTATTCTATTTTTGAATTTGCTTTGCAAAACATTCAGAGTGAAAAGAGTACAACCATGCCGGTCAAATTCTTCTTCAAATCCACCTGAGACACCTGTCGCAAGGCAAGAAGTTTCTTGCTTGAAAAGGGTGTTGAGCTGGAAGCACGCGATTACGCCAAACAGCCGTTGACCAAAGCCGAGTTGGAGGAATTGATCGACGCCAGCAACGTGGGCGCGTTTTTAAACACACGCCACGAGGTCTTCAAAACTTCCGGTTGGAAGGAGAAGCCGCCAAGCAAGGCGCAGGCCATCGCGGCGATCTTGAAAGATCCCAACGTGCTTCGCCGGCCCATCATGATCAAAGGCAAACAGCGCGTGGTTGGTTTTGACAAAGAAGCTTATGCCAGGTTGTAGCACAGACGGCTCGTCCGTTCTTTTTGATTTTAGCTAAAAAAAGTGGAAGCCATCGAAAATCTGCCTCACCGGCTGGAGGAAGGAATCAACTTTTTCAACCGCGAGTATTTTTTCGAGGCGCATGATGCGCTGGAAGAATTGTGGATGGAGGCGCGCGAGCAGATGCAGCGCGAACTCTTTCACGGCCTGGTCAATATCGCCACCGGCTTTTATCATTATCGCATGGGCAACCGTGCGGGCATGCAAAGCCAATTGCAGAAGGGTGTGGACAAATTGTCGCAAGTGCCGGCGCGTTGTTTTGGGGTGAATGTTGAAAAGCTGCTTCACGAGGTTCAACCATACATTCAGCAAGGGTATGCGCCGGCGAGCTTTCCAGAGCCGTTGCCGAAAATTGAGTTTGATGCCGGGGCGCTTGCTCTAATCAAAAAAAATTAGTAAATTTATGACCGGTCAGATTTTCAGCGCTTGGCTCGAACGCGCATCAAGGAAGCGAAGGTTCTGCTTGAAACGGGGTATTTCGATGGCGCATATTATTTGGCGGGATATGCCGTCGAATGCGCCCTGAAAGCTTGTATAGCGAAGCAGAGTTTGCGCTACGAGTTTCCAGACAAAACACGTGTGCTCGATAGCTATACTCATGACTTCGCGAAATTGCTGAGAGCACCGAATTTAACCACTGAGTTGCAAAAAGAAATAAAAACCAATGGCGTATTCCGCAACAAATGGCAGATTGTTGAGCGTTGGTCTGAAGAGGCAAGATATCAAACTGTAACTTCACAGGCAGCAATGGCGTTGTATTCTGCCATTGCTGATCGTCAAAATGGAGTTTTGTCATGGCTCAAGAAATATTGGTAAAAGCCGCTTTGGAAAAGGAAAAGATCGAGGCTGGCAAGGAACTGTTGCAACGCCTAGCCAAAACCGACTTTAAGGTAGCCGCAGCGTT contains these protein-coding regions:
- a CDS encoding HEPN domain-containing protein, which codes for MARTRIKEAKVLLETGYFDGAYYLAGYAVECALKACIAKQSLRYEFPDKTRVLDSYTHDFAKLLRAPNLTTELQKEIKTNGVFRNKWQIVERWSEEARYQTVTSQAAMALYSAIADRQNGVLSWLKKYW
- a CDS encoding O-methyltransferase, coding for MDIINLSINNYLDELLPERPRIMQEMEKLAKDRNFPIIGPQVGRILYQYAKLIGARRIFELGSGFGYSAYWFALALPEDGRVICTEAASNNIDLAEDYLKAAGLLHKVEFKKGDAIKILTQTEGPFDIILNDVDKDDYPRALEMAVPKLRVGGLLITDNALWHGRIVNNPQPDVYTRGVLEYNQLALSAENLWTTILPVRDGLAVSLKLDA
- a CDS encoding DUF2283 domain-containing protein, with the translated sequence MRLKIDKENDALYLRLDETAIVESEEVQPGVILDFDKNGRVVGIEILALSTRTEPEKLRVLQFETA
- a CDS encoding DUF4258 domain-containing protein, which produces MSNIILSDHTRDMLKERNILEEWVWRTINSPYRKKRRVDYDDNMHYLKPIKEREGRVLHVVVNPNVQPNRIVTVFFDRRARKKK
- a CDS encoding DUF309 domain-containing protein, coding for MEAIENLPHRLEEGINFFNREYFFEAHDALEELWMEAREQMQRELFHGLVNIATGFYHYRMGNRAGMQSQLQKGVDKLSQVPARCFGVNVEKLLHEVQPYIQQGYAPASFPEPLPKIEFDAGALALIKKN